The genomic window TATTCTGGACCATTCTCGTCTTACCGGACACCGACAGCTCCGACTAGCACACCTCCAACTCTCGGTCTTAGTCAATGGCTACGTATGGCAAGATGGTGACCACGGCGTCCCAAAGGTAGGCATCCTTGAGGTTTATCTCCATCTTCATAGAAAGTTACCATGATAATCGTGTCCCAAACACTGCTTGGAGATAAATGAGAGGTTAAAACGACAAAAGGTTCCATATTTTACTTACTGATCAtcatttactatacatatccgTCCGCATACTTTGCCATCTCGTCTTCAGAGAGTTTCAAAGCTACCACCATCGCTAATCACATGACCCAAATCTTGCACCAAGAGTTTTTGTCCGATGTGTTTCCATTGATATCTCACGAGATCTTGTGTCATTGTGATggtggccattttcaaaactatGCTGAAACGGTATTGGAAAGAGTGTTGGCGGATATGGTTAGTGACCGATGATCAGTGAGTAAAACGTGTATGTCAGGTGATAAAATAGTATCTTTAATTTTCAACCGATGTATACCTTTTATGTGTCAGGGTGAAGGGAATTGGGGAGTGTTGTTCAAAGGCCGATGAGCGTGGGTCGGAAAAATGCTTGTTTTCTGTATGGTGCGtcacatatatattatgctTCCGATTACCGCGAATTTTTCCAAACAtagatttttgtttattttctttaaaaattaaaaaaaaaaaaaaaaataaaatttaaaggTTTCccattttgaatataacatGCATCGTACTCGTTTGATTGAATTTACCGTGAAGATGTCGATGTTAGTCATAATGAATGGTAAACCCTATCGATATAAATATGTTGCATTATAATGTTGCTGTTCTAGAGCGTTCCACGCTGTCTGTCCGTGCCATTTTGTGGGGTTTCACGACTCCTTGGTGTCCAGCCCATCCTGTCCCACTGTGATGTTGTACTGGCCAACTGGGTGGTTATCGACAAAACAAGGTACCGCGATCATTgcactattattattattattattatttctttacttCCTCCAAATTTGAAGAGCAAtagaaataacacaaaatacacataaatctcaaacaacatagaaagaaaagaaaattcgAACTGATAAGAGGGGAATGCGTGTACATTTTCAGAGTATATACTCCCTGATAAAAGAAACTaaccaaaaacatttaaaatagcCAGGTTTATTTCTTATGCAATGTTCTTATCATTTTACCTCATAATAACCACGATGCTCTTGTTTCTTCTTTCAGACCACCAACTTTAGAGTAAGTGTACCAAAGACCGCCTTATCGCAGCATGTCGAAAACCCCATGGGCATTGGTTGCGTAGTTTTGTGTAATCAAGAAAGGAGAAAATTATCAGAATTGAAAgtagacaaaaaaaatcacctgtttataattaatttaccTATATTGAAACAAACCGATAAAAGAGGGGAAACGGAGTTCAGTCCTGTGGAGTTCATTTTCCTTATTTAAGCTGAAAAAACTACATAGCGATAAGAGATTGAACACTGAAAGAAGTTGTAATATAATGTGTCCATGGTTTATACCAGACAAACTAGGTATTGATAAAACTGTTATTTTTTCAGGAACATCCGGGTCCTATACTACCCTCCTGGAGGTGATGAGGCAGCTTGGTTCTTTAAGGCCACAGTTGGCGTGGAGCTGGCATTTTGTTCTGCGTTACAGGTAGAGTATGTTTTTGTCTCTTAATGTTTTCTACTCTATCTAGTGTAGGGCACAAATCTAGCGCGAGATTGAATATATTCTCGATATCAACTTCATCCCTTAGTTGTGTCTTCCTTGTTATTTTCCAGCCTATGATGCGGGCCATGGAGGCTGCTGACGTTGGAGACGACGCAAGTCTAGTTAAATGTCTCAAGGACATTGCTGCCACAGTAAAAAACATGCAGACAGCGGTGTCCAAACTACATGGTTCGTACCCGTGTCCGGTGTATTACCTGAATGACGTAGGCATCGTCTtaagtttaaaatgaacaatatgTAAAGTCCTCTTATGCCAACATATCTTTGATTTGTTTGCGTTTGTCTTCCCTTACGCTTACAGGGAGTAGACATAATATTAACAAACGTTTGAACGAAATACTAACGCATTGACATGTATTCCTGTGCCTTCGTGCACGTGTTGGCAATTCGTTCGTATTATATTTGTTTACTGATGGGTAATAGCCACTATTGCCCTGTTTAAAGATGGTGTCGGTGATATTTTGATACATGTCTAATCAtggtttatatttatacatacatgtattacacataTATTTGATTGGGACGATTGATCATATGTCCTACAGATGGACTGAGTGCAGACACTTTCTACAATGTGACGAGACCTTTTCTTACGGGGTAAGTGATTCTTCCTttagagtttggtttggtttgttttgtttattgtcaTATtatcagccagggtcatttaaggacgtgccaggtttggaggtggaggaaagccggagtacccggagaaccaaaccatcggcctacggtcagtacctggtaaaTGCTCCACATACATgttggtttcgaactcgcaacccagaggtggagggctagtgatacaGGAGTCCGAATATCCATTTTTTCCTAACAGAAAGGCAAAATCAATTGTTCATCAAATAAGATATCGATAATTTATACAATGAAAACATCAACAAAGCATAGTATTCGACAAATACCAACAGGGGCGACTAAATCGCAACCAGCCAGCTTGTGGCCGACTTCACCGAATCAAATACGCTGTTACCTGAATGAGGAATGATACTGTATGCTACGCATCCGGACCTCCTAGGGGAATTCTtttgatatatacacattttgTTACGTGGAATTCCTCGACATCTTTTAATCTCACTGGGATATAGACCATAATAAATCCTTATTACAAACTTATAACACTCGCCTAATAACATATGTGATAGATGAAATATTCATGTTATCAAAAATCCTTGTATTAAGTTATAAATCGCTATTCCGAATGCCAAACTAACTTTCAAGCTGTTGTGATTTGTACGgtattatgatttatttgtagATGGGGCGGGGAGAGTTCCCCTTTACCCGTGGGACTAGTGTATGAAGGAGTAAGTGATGATCCAGTCCAGGTAAGCTAAAATGATTCACATTGCAATGTAGCATAAGGCAGTGATATTGAGCGGGCGTTAAAACAGTCCGTACGATACTGAATACATTCATAGAAACAGAAATACGTATTTATGCTTAATAATTTAAACtcacaaatgtaaaatattattgcGACAGAATATCTACTTGTAGTGTCAAGAAAAATTCTATTTAAGACGTTGGAAGCAGTTTGAGATTATTTCAAATCGTGTTCCAGTGATTTCCCCGTTGTGATACTGTTGTGTAAATGACTGTTTTGATTTGGTTTTACATGATGATATGtactacaggtgtattatatacCTTTACATGATGATATGtactacaggtgtattatatacCTTTACATGATGATATGtactacaggtgtattatatacCTTTACACGATGATATGtactacaggtgtattatatacCTTTGCATGATGATATGtactacaggtgtattatacaccTTTACATGATGATATGtactacaggtgtattatatacCTTTACATGATGATATGtactacatgtgtattatatatgtaccttaCACGATGATATGTACTACAGGTGTAGTATATAACTTTACGTGATGATATGtactacaggtgtattatatacCTTTTATCCGGTAGATGACCGGAGGAAGTGCCGCCCAGAGTTCTACAATACAAAGTCTGGACGCTGCCCTCGGGATAACGCACGCGCCCGGTAAGTTGCGAGTGGGGAGGGGTTGCATGTTAAAATGTATCCTCTAAATATGCACTGAAATCATTCCCGTACATGTATGCAGGTTTACAATGTCTTTCCTAATttattataattgttttttaCTAAG from Pecten maximus chromosome 1, xPecMax1.1, whole genome shotgun sequence includes these protein-coding regions:
- the LOC117329747 gene encoding myoglobin-like, with amino-acid sequence MDSARSSPASLSDYHIDPHVGFLLKEALEVLPEYFHVWNHLSDPSVLIPLIESHALRQEIDKMPILDHSRLTGHRQLRLAHLQLSVLVNGYVWQDGDHGVPKSVPRCLSVPFCGVSRLLGVQPILSHCDVVLANWVVIDKTRPPTLENIRVLYYPPGGDEAAWFFKATVGVELAFCSALQPMMRAMEAADVGDDASLVKCLKDIAATVKNMQTAVSKLHDGLSADTFYNVTRPFLTGWGGESSPLPVGLVYEGVSDDPVQMTGGSAAQSSTIQSLDAALGITHAPDVQAFFDGMKPYMPRPHRKFLDDIRTRSRIAAYVRSSSNQDVNDAYNDCITSLVDFRSYHIQIVTKYIIVASSKKRQEEEKYQSVSKKGTGGSSILPFLKSSRDTTKRMNESM